In Ptychodera flava strain L36383 chromosome 17, AS_Pfla_20210202, whole genome shotgun sequence, one genomic interval encodes:
- the LOC139116444 gene encoding uncharacterized protein — protein sequence METKSSTSRDGSERSSVDRIPTFGEFAAEMMGNAEPMSATMTEIAKELYEMRLESLRAMRDIDPKEDKFGKKRKKRRRRSLSADDYVRYSIDKSLPRPVRKFLVRLQKNLNEPECSDKAAEKCPPNNVPLHLMLPSSPRQLLHTPAVELLTEQKIECTDNALSDEFNPTLTPVFRQFPNTTFPHAGGSKVQKFASAESLTTAGTGSNEKLPTPDESPRVFDIFTEVQMIRSRSNSNSFKASGSPPTPRSTKGGDSPFSSPRLERHKTKLGISLSFPSQSSLLERRCRENAEEKSQDSVSGDPKTTPLLGRTQSMKSLTDLSTKKRFGLLPPLVGIRQATKSSRADIDAPTTIPKQSAVD from the coding sequence ATGGAGACGAAATCGTCAACGTCAAGGGATGGTTCTGAAAGAAGCTCTGTCGATAGGATACCAACTTTCGGAGAATTCGCCGCTGAAATGATGGGCAACGCTGAACCCATGTCGGCAACCATGACTGAAATCGCCAAGGAGCTGTACGAAATGAGACTGGAATCGCTGCGGGCCATGAGAGACATCGACCCGAAGGAGGACAAGTTCGGGAAGAAACGGAAAAAACGACGCAGACGTTCGCTGTCCGCCGACGACTACGTAAGATACAGCATCGATAAAAGTCTCCCTCGCCCCGTGAGGAAATTTCTGGTGCGTCTTCAGAAGAATCTGAACGAACCTGAATGCTCGGACAAGGCTGCAGAGAAATGCCCGCCGAACAACGTACCCCTACACCTGATGCTGCCATCGAGTCCACGTCAACTGCTGCACACACCGGCGGTAGAGTTACTGACCGAACAAAAGATCGAGTGCACCGACAACGCACTCAGTGATGAGTTCAACCCGACTCTGACACCTGTCTTCCGGCAATTTCCCAACACCACTTTCCCTCATGCCGGAGGTTCAAAAGTGCAGAAGTTTGCGTCAGCCGAGTCGCTGACGACGGCAGGCACGGGGTCGAACGAAAAACTACCAACTCCCGACGAATCGCCCCGAGTGTTCGACATCTTCACCGAAGTGCAAATGATACGTAGTCGAAGCAATTCGAACAGTTTTAAAGCGTCTGGCTCGCCTCCAACGCCACGTTCAACGAAAGGTGGCGATTCTCCGTTCAGTTCCCCTCGGTTGGAACGACACAAAACTAAGCTAGGCATATCGCTATCTTTTCCGTCACAATCGTCTCTCCTTGAACGAAGATGTCGGGAAAATGCCGAAGAGAAAAGTCAGGACAGCGTCAGCGGAGATCCCAAAACGACACCTCTTCTTGGAAGAACACAGAGCATGAAAAGTTTAACGGACCTTTCAACGAAGAAGAGATTCGGATTATTGCCACCCCTTGTTGGCATACGCCAAGCGACTAAATCCAGCCGGGCGGACATCGATGCTCCGACCACAATTCCAAAACAATCGGCCGTGGATTGA
- the LOC139115257 gene encoding mucin-2-like: MDDDERKEDILYAEGEFELQADLRHLYDFCESPEDIQCRLAVEPHLPYDRTGQTLSCEVDPGLECYHVDQRPPLCYDYEVRFLCCWEPCDCNATTAVPTTTTASPTTTLSTTTEVPTTTTRQPTTTTQTTTSVPTTTTQTTTSVPTTTTQTTTSVPTTTTQTTTSMPTTTTQTTTSVPTTTTQTTTSVPTTTTQTTTSVPTTTTQTTTSVPTTTTQTTTSVPTTTTQTTTSVPTTTTQTTTSVPTTTTQTTTSVPTTTTQTTTSVPTTTTQTTTSVPTTTEKSTTATVSPTTTTSQPTTTTSQSTTTTPQPTTTTSLPTTTTESPTTTTSQPTTTTSLPTTTTSQPTTTTSQPTTTTSLPTTTTESPTTTTSQPTTTTSLPTTTTVSPTTTTSTTTTEGTTPAPSTSTTEATTSISPTTTTHTTTTEQTTTLSTTTSLPTTTTQSTTEETTTTVKTKPPTTITTVTETTPVITTLTTTMITSTMLPPSTTKPPPTDLCMCYGFGDPHYVSFDGKRFSHQGNCTYILARPQSSLSFQVLITNVECVEMPGTTCTKNVTILYDGHTLILMNNYQVEYDGEVHRLPHDHSIHFGDIEVWMSGIQVMATIKSVGLLVQYEPIFYTFTVAVPYNWYFNDTEGLCGPCNNDTSDDFMLRNKTVVEDLDKFVEDWEENGNETCGPLPPNPSPCPPKEESDCDALYEDPFRPCHPFIDPDPYYEVCLYDDGMAYPCNSSGACPTLAMYAQRCSEIGICLDWQDDDLCPPMECPDDLVYKECEQACSDPEDVCYEDGESCTPIPTRGCFCEDRYYLKNYTCCPCQCPDPNPPCDPVEIRTIDVGDCCPEYEYICATTTKQTTTTATTTSPTTTTEGTTTVTTTSPTTTTEGTTTVTTTSPTTTTEGTTTVTTTSPTTTTEGTTTVTTTSPTTTTEGTTTVTTTSPTTTTEGTTTVTTTSPPTTTEEPLL, from the exons ATGGATGACGATGAAAGAAAGGAAGACATTCTATATGCTGAGGGAGAATTTGAATTGCAGGCTGACTTAAGACATCTTTATGACTTTTGTGAGTCACCTGAAGATATCCAATGCCGATTAGCCGTAGAACCACACCTTCCATATGACCGAACAGGACAAACCTTGTCATGCGAGGTCGACCCAGGCCTAGAGTGTTACCATGTCGATCAAAGACCACCGCTGTGTTATGATTACGAAGTTCGTTTCCTGTGTTGCTGGGAACCTTGCGACTGTAATGCAACCACGGCTGTGCCAACAACTACAACCGCATCACCGACCACAACTCTAAGTACCACTACAGAAGTTCCGACAACAACGACAAGGCAGCCTACAACAACCACACAAACCACTACCAGTGTGCCTACAACAACCACACAAACCACTACCAGTGTGCCTACCACAACCACACAAACCACTACCAGTGTGCCTACCACAACCACACAAACCACTACCAGTATGCCTACGACAACCACACAAACCACTACCAGTGTGCCTACAACAACCACACAAACCACTACCAGTGTGCCTACCACAACCACACAAACCACCACTAGTGTGCCTACGACAACCACACAAACCACTACCAGTGTGCCTACGACAACCACACAAACCACTACCAGTGTGCCTACGACAACCACACAAACCACTACCAGTGTGCCTACAACAACCACACAAACCACTACCAGTGTGCCTACCACAACCACACAAACCACTACCAGTGTGCCTACGACAACCACACAAACCACTACCAGTGTGCCTACGACAACCACACAAACCACTACCAGCGTGCCTACGACAACAGAAAAATCAACAACTGCAACAGTGTCACCTACAACCACAACGTCGCAGCCAACAACCACAACATCGCAGTCAACAACCACAACACCGCAGCCAACAACCACAACGTCGCTTCCAACAACCACAACTGAGTCACCAACAACTACAACGTCACAGCCAACAACCACAACATCACTGcctacaacaacaacatcgcAGCCAACAACCACAACATCGCAGCCAACAACCACAACGTCGCTTCCAACAACCACAACTGAGTCACCAACAACTACAACGTCACAGCCAACAACCACAACATCACTGCCTACAACAACAACGGTGTCACCAACGAccacaacatcaacaacaacgacGGAAGGTACAACACCAGCACCTTCCACCTCTACGACGGAGGCAACCACCAGCATCTCACCTACGACCACAACGCACACAACAACGACTGAGCAAACAACCACCCTGTCGACAACAACATCCcttccaacaacaacaacccaGTCAACAACAGAAGAGACAACAACTACAGTGAAGACTAAGCCACCTACCACAATTACCACTGTTACAGAAACAACTCCAGTCATTACCACTCTGACGACCACGATGATAACTTCGACAATGCTTCCACCGTCGACAACGAAACCACCACCAACAGATCTAT GTATGTGTTACGGATTTGGAGATCCGCACTACGTGAGTTTTGATGGAAAACGGTTTTCACATCAGGGCAACTGTACATACATTCTTGCACGTCCACAGTCTTCGCTGAGCTTCCAAGTTCTGATCACCAATGTCGAATGTGTGGAGATGCCTGGCACTACCTGTACCAAAAACGTGACAATACTTTATGATGGACATACGTTGATACTCATGAACAATTATCAA GTTGAGTACGATGGTGAAGTCCACAGACTACCTCACGATCACAGCATACACTTCGGTGACATTGAAGTCTGGATGTCAGGTATACAAGTGATGGCAACCATCAAGTCGGTTGGTTTGCTGGTGCAGTATGAACCAATATTCTACACGTTCACAGTAGCCGTGCCTTACAATTGGTATTTTAACGACACTGAAGGACTTTGTG GACCATGCAATAATGACACAAGCGATGATTTCATGCTTCGGAACAAGACGGTTGTAGAGGATCTTGATAAATTCGTCGAGGATTGGGAAGAAAACGGCAACGAGACCTGTGGGCCATTGCCTCCTAACCCATCTCCCTGTCCCCCCAAGGAAGAATCTGACTGTGACGCTTTGTACGAGGACCCATTCAGGCCATGCCATCCATTTATCGATCCAGACCCATATTATGAAGTGTGCTTGTACGATGACGGCATGGCTTACCCTTGTAATTCTTCAGGAGCCTGTCCTACACTTGCTATGTATGCACAACGGTGCTCTGAAATAGGAATTTGTCTTGATTGGCAAGACGATGATTTATGCC CACCAATGGAGTGTCCCGATGACTTGGTCTACAAGGAATGTGAGCAAGCCTGCAGTGATCCTGAAGATGTCTGCTATGAAGATGGCGAAAGCTGCACACCGATTCCAACCCGGGGTTGCTTCTGCGAAGATAGGTATTACCTCAAGAATTACACATGTTGCC CATGTCAATGCCCTGACCCTAATCCCCCTTGTGACCCAGTGGAGATTCGTACAATTGATGTTGGAGACTGTTGCCCAGAATATGAATATATATGTG CAACAACGACCAAGCAAACTACAACTACCGCTACAACCACTTCACCAACCACAACAACAGAGGGAACCACTACTGTAACTACCACTTCACCAACCACAACAACAGAGGGAACCACTACTGTAACTACCACTTCACCAACCACAACAACAGAGGGAACCACTACTGTAACTACCACTTCACCAACCACAACAACAGAGGGAACCACTACTGTAACTACCACTTCACCAACCACAACAACAGAGGGAACCACTACTGTAACCACAACTTCACCAACCACAACAACAGAGGGAACCACTACTGTAACTACCACTTCACCACCCACAACAACAGAGGAACCACTACTGTAA